DNA from Pseudomonas mendocina:
CGGCGAATGCCGGCGAATACCTCATCGGCATAGCGCGCGGTGTAGGAATGCGCGGCGCGCTTGCCTTCGATGGCCTGGCGCAATTCGGCTGGCAGGGTTTCATAGGCCAGTTGCTGGCTGGCGAACAGCGTGTCGCCGCCCTCTTCCGGCAGCTCCTGGGCCAGCAGCATGGAGCCGAGGCTGGGGAACTCCTTGTAGGACAGGTCCGAGTGCCAGAACTTGCCGGCATCACCCAGGCCGATGGGCTGACCGTTCTCGACGATGTTGGAGATGATGAAGATTTCCGGGTGATCGGCCAGCAGGAACTGCTTGAGCACATGGATCTGCAGCGGGCCGAAGCGGCGGCTGAAAGCAATCTGCTGCTCGGGGGTGATGCGCTGGTCACGAAACACCAGCAGGCCATGATCCAGATGGGCGCGATGGACACGGGCGAAGTCTTCATCGCCGAGCGGCCGGGTCAGATCCAGACCGATGATCTCGGCGCCAACGGGCGCATCGAAGGGGCGAACTTCGAATGACTGTGCCGACGCCGCGGTGGTGGTATGGGCTACTGCCGACATAGAAAACTCCATGCAAAGGCGCCAATCGGCGCATCACTTTGACCGGCCGAGGGTTCGGCCATGTGTTCAGTGCGGCGCGCCGATTGGTCGGCAGGTACGCATGGATTTGAACTTTATAGGTATAAGAAAATTAATTTAAATACCGATTAGTCATATTCATATGACCCATCAGCGACTCGCGCCATGACTCCAGCGCGCATACAGCGAACGTGCCGCGGTGTCGAGGCAGAAACCCAGCACGCCGATCAGCAACACCATGGCCATCAGCTCCGAATAGGCCAGGCGGTCACGGGTATCGAGGATGTAGTAGCCAAGACCGGCGCTGACACCGAGCATCTCGCACGGCACCAGCACGATCCATAGAATGCCGATGGCCAGGCGCACGCCGGTGAGCACATGACCGAGCACACCGGGCACGATCACTCGACGCAGGGTTTCCCAACGCGTGGCGCTTAGGCTGCGTGCCAGCTGCAGCCAGCGCGCATCCAGCGCCTTCACCCCGGCGGCGGTGTTGAGCAGGATCGGCCACACGGCGGCGAAGGCCAGCAGGAAGTAGATCGGCTGGTCGCCAACGCCCATCACCATCACGGCAATCGGCATCCACGACAGCGGCGAAATCATGCGCAGGAACTGGAAGGCCGGCGTGGTCGCCCACTCCAGGTTGCGCCAACTGCCCACCAGCAACCCCAGCGGCACGCCGATCAGCAGCGCCAGGCCAAGGCCGATGAAGATGCGCTTGAGGCTGACCAGCACGTGCTCGAACAGCTCCGGCCGCTGCAGCAGTTCGACCAGGCTGGCCAGCGTGGCCTGGGGCGTGAACAACGCCACCAGGCCTTCGCCACTGCTGAACAGCGCCAGCAGCAACCACCACAGCAGGAACAGACCGAGCAGCCCGGCCAGGCCGAGCCCCCAGCTTTTCAGCGAGGTGCTCACACCGCGATCTCCTCGACGCGCTCGAAGCTCGAAGGCGCACCGAAGGCCTTGAGCCCGCCGACGGCTTCGATGGCGGTGCGTACGAAGCGATCGTCCACCAGATCGCGCGCCGTGGCAGCCGGGTCGAGATCGGCGAGGAAGCGGCTGTTGCCTTCGATCAGGGTGTTCTTCAGGCGCTTGACCAGTTCCTCGGTGTAGCTGGGAAAGGGATACGGCTGGAAGTCAATACGCTTGTCGGCCCAGTCCCCATGCTGGATCGCGCCGCTGGCCAGGTAGGCGTCACGTTCGCTGGCAGCCGGCGCCAGCACCCGGCCGAGCACGTCCGGTGTATGGGGCGTGTAGCGATTGGCACCGTCCTTGGACAGCAGCTGAGCCGCCTCCGCGCGGTTGTCGCGCGTCCACAGTTGCGCCTTGACGATGGCGTTGACCACCTTTTGCGACCACTCGGGGCGGTTGTTCAGGTCGTGCTCGTGCATGAACACCACGCAGCAGGCATGGTTGCGCCACACATCGCCGGTAAAACGCTGGATGCGCCCGACCTTGAGGTTCTCGGCCAGGGCATTGAACGGTTCGGCGACGATGTAGCCGGCGATGCGCTTGCTGGCCAGGGCCGGCGGCATGTCCGAGGGCGGCAGCACCACCAGGTTGACCTCGTTGGCGGCGATGCTGGCGTTGGCCGCCTTGCTCACCGGGGTCAGACCGCTGTCGCGCAGCAGTTGTTGCACCACCACGTTGTGGATCGAGTACCAGAACGGAATGGCGATGGATTGCCCGCCGAGCTGCTTCACATCCTCGATGCCCGGCGCCACGGTCAGACCCGAACCACCGACGTGGTTCCATGCCACCACCTTGGCCGGCACCTTGCTGCCGTAGCGCGCCCAAACGGTCATCGGCGACAGCAGGTGGATGACGTTGACCTGGCCGGAGATGAACGCCTCGATTACCTGCGCCCAGCTGCGCAGCAATACCGGACGCTCGGACTGGATGCCCTCGGCCTCGAACAGGCCGTTGTTATGTGCCACCAGCAAGGGCGTGGCGTCGGTGATCGGCAGGTAGCCGATGCGCACAGGCGCGTCCGGCTCGCTGACGGCACGCGCCTGCAGGCTGGTCAATAGTGGGAAGGCACCGGCTGCGGTGAGCAGGCCAGTCAGTTTGATGAAGTCACGACGAGTATGAGTGGGATCGTCCAGGCACATGGCAGGGCTCCAGCGGTTCGATTGAATGTCCGTTGTTGCGGCTCGCCCGCCGTAGGGTTTTGAGGATGTCGACGCGCAGGGCGCCAAGCTCATCGACCAGGTCAGCGCGTGGCTGCGGCAGGTCGATGTGCCACTGATCGAGCGTGTGCGCCGGGGTGCCACCCAGTAGCAGGATACGATCGGACAGCAGCAGCGCTTCATCGATGTCATGGGTGATCAGCACGGCAGCGGTCTGCCGCTCGCGGATCAGGTTCAACAGTAGCTGTTGCATGTCGGCGCGGGTCACTTCGTCCAGTGCGCCGAAGGGTTCGTCGAGCAGCAGTACGTGCGGCTCGCGGGCCAGGCAGCGGGCTAGCGCGGTGCGCTGGGCCATGCCGCCGGAGAGTTCGCTGGGGTAGCGCTCGCGGGCGTGGGAAAGATCCACTGCAGCAATCGCCTGGTCGATCAGCGCCTGACGCTGTGCACCGGTGCGGCTCGGTTGACGGGCGAAATCCAGGCCGAAGCCGACGTTCTGCTCCAGGCTCAACCAGGGCAGCAGCGACGGATCCTGAAAGGCCACCGCCACCCGTGGGTGCGGCCCGTTCAGCGCCTCGCCGAACAACTCCACCCTGCCCTGCTGCGCCGCCTGCAAGCCTGCCAGCACGCGCAGCAGGCTGGACTTGCCCACCCCGCTGGGGCCAAGAATGCTGACCAGCTCGCCGGCACGCAGCTCCAGCTGGAAACCTTCCAGCACGCTGCGCTGGGCGTAGCCCAGGCTGATGTCACGCGCGTGCAGGACGCTCATGCCGCCAGCTCGCCGTGCTTGCGCAGTTCACTGCGCAACTGCACCAGGCTCGGCGTGACCACCGGCACGAAGGCCGACTCACGCAGACGCCGGGCAAAACCGCTGCCATGCACCTGCAGGTAGGCCTTGCCGCCGCTGGCCTGCAGCTCCAGTTGCACCGCCTCGGCCGCCACCTGGGCCAGACCGATACGGATCTTGAACAGCGGCACCGGGCCGGCGGCGAAATGGCCGTGTTTCAAACCATCGCGTAGCGCGCGCTCAAGCCCTTTCAGTTCGCCTTCGAGCACCTGCCACTCGCCTTCCAGCACCGAGCGGCCATCGCCCAGCCGCGCCTTGGCTTCCGCCAGGGAGCGCCGCGCCAGGCCAATCGACAGCCCACACTGCAACCCGAGGAAGGCCGGGCGCACACGCGGCAGGTAACTGCGCGCATCGGCGGCGATCAGCCAATCTCGGCCGAGTGTTGCACCTTCGATACGAATCGCAGCGGTGTTGCTCGATTGCAGGCCCAGCAGTTGCAGGTCGTCGCTGCGCACCAGTCCCGGCAAGTCATCCGGCAGCGCCGCCACGAAGGGCTGCGCGCCCGGCAGGTCGATGGCGGCGGCCACCGTGAAACCACTCTTGCGCAGGTTGGTGACCCACGGCAATTGGCCGCCCAGTCGCCAGCCATCGCCTTGCGCCTGGGCCACCACGCCCAGTTGCTCGATACCGGAAAGAAACTTCATGGCGTTGGACAGGCCGGTGGCGCCGGCCTTGCGCCCGCCGAGCAGATCACCCAGCAGGCGTTCGCGCAGACCGACGTTGTCGCTCTGCAGCAAGTACTCGATAAAGGCGCGCTGGCCCCAGAGGACGAACGCGGCGGTCAGCGAGTGGCTGGCGACCTGGGCGATGGCTTCGACGCCATCGGTCACGTCGCCACCGGCACCGCCCAGCTCGGGTGCGATACCGTGGCGCAGTACATCGGCGGCGGCCAGTTGGTCGAGCAGGGTTTCGCCGTCGAGCTGGCCCCGGTCGAGTGCATCGGCCTGAGCGTCCAGCCATTGGCGCAACGAGTGATCGAGCATGCGGTCGGTCTCCTTCAAGGCCGGTTCTCAGGCCTCGGCCTGTTCCCAGCGATAGCGCGCAAGCTCGGGGTTGAGCGGCGTGTGGGCAAAACTGTTGGCAAAGTTGCACAGGGTCGCCAGGCTCACGCCGAGGATCACCTCCAGCGCCTGGCCCTCTTCGAATCCCGCCTCCTTGAACGCCTGGTACTCGGCATCGCTGACGTTGCCACGAGTGGCGATCACCGCTCGGGTGAAGGCGGCCAGGGCCTCGTAACGGGCATTGGGCAACTCGCCACGGGCACGCAGCGCCTCGACCACCTCGGCCGGTAACCTGGCCTTGTTCTGGGCCACCGCCGTATGGCCTGCCACGCAGAAACTGCAGCCATGGGTGGTGGCAGCAATCAGCTGAATCACCTCGCGCTCGGCCAGGCCGAGACTGGCCTTGCCATTGAGTGCGGAGACGGTGACATAGGTTTCCAGGGCAGCCGGCGCATTGGCCAGAACAGCCAACAGATTGGGAATGAAACCCGAGTTGTTCAGGGCGTTCTGCAGGAACGGACGGGCTTCTTGCGGGGCCGATTCAAGAGTCTGTAGGGTGACGCGAGACATGGTTCATCTCCTAACCAAGAGGTGTGGCACTATTGTCTTGGTTATAAAAATCGTGAGCCATATTCTAAAGTCGCGTTCACTTGCTCCTGAGTCTTTCCATTAGATGAATTCTTCCACTGCCCCTTTTGAATGGTTATTAGACAGTCTGGAACTGGACGCCAGCCTGTTCCATGTCGGCCGTTACTGCGGCAGTTGGCAGGCCAGCACTCACGGCCTGGCGCGCGCCAGCTTCCACCTGCTGGTTCAGGGCGAGTGCTGGCTGCACCTGCACGAACGCGAACAGAGCATCGCCCTGCACAGCGGCGACGCCGTGTTCCTGCTGCGCGACCTGCCCTACCGGCTATCCGACGCGGCCTCGCCCGAACAGGCGCAGTGCAACCCACGCATCGCCATGCAGGCACTGGACGCCAGCGCGCGTGATGGCGTGAGCCTGGTCTGCGGCTTCTTCCATTTCCGTCCAGGGCTGAGCAGCCTGATCATCGACGCCCTGCCCGATCACCTGATCCTGCGCGCAGGAGAGCCAGGTTCCAGCGCTGCACGGCGGCTGTTCGAACTGATCATGGAGGAATGCTCACGCAACGAAGGCCCGGCCGGCGCCCTGCTGGAGCGCCTCAGCCACCTGCTGTTTCTCTATGTGCTGCGCGAACAGAGCCAGGCCGTGGCCGACCTCGGCGGGCTGCTGGGCCTGGCCCGCCACCCGCAATTCGCCGCCCTGCTCGAACGCCTGATCGCCCAACCCCAGCAGGTCTGGCCGCTGGAACAGATGGCCGAATTGACCGGGCTGTCGCGCTCGGCCTTCTGCAAGCGCTTCCAGGAGCTGGCCGGCACCTCGCCCGGCCATGTGCTGCTGAGCCTGCGCATGCGCCAGGCCTGCCGCCTGCTGCAACAAGGCCAACCGGTCGCCGAGGCAGCCGACGCCTGCGGCTACCAGTCGGTAGCCGCCTTTACACGGGCATTCAGCAAGGTGGTCGGGGTGTTGCCGGGGGCGTATCGGAAGCAATTTGGGTGAGCGGCAGCTCAAGGCAATAGACAGACGTCGCTCCAGGCACAGGAGCAAAGGCGGTGCTGCAGGCTTGAAGGTTTGGACGATCGGATATCCCGAAGCATGCAACGGCATCGGGAACATCCCGAGAGAGCCAGGGAAGCGGCGAACCCTGGGCTCGCCGTCATTCAGTTGATTGCCATCGTCGCTTACAGCGTCGATATCGTGCCGCCGTCGATACGGTGCTCGGAGCCAGAGATCGAGGCGGCTCGGGGGGACGCCAGGAAGACGATCAGATCAGCCACCTCCTGAGGCTTGGCCGGCCTACCCAGGGGGATTCCGCCTATCGCCTCCATAACGATTCGTTTCCCTCCTTCGTAGTCGGTTCCCGCTTGCTCAGCGAGCCGCTCTGCAAACCTTACGGACGCCTCGGTCTCTATCCACCCAGGTGCGACGCTCAGCACACGAACCCCTTTAGGCGTTACCTCTCTCGCAAGGGACTTGCTGTAGGTGGTGAGCGCTGCCTTGGCGGCGGCGTAGGCTGTAGTGGACTCGGGGAGAGGCATCATGCGCTGGATCGAACTTACATGGATGATGACGCCCGCCCCCTGCGTCAGCATGGATGGCAGCAGCGCGCGATCCAGGCGTACGGCAGGCATCAGATTCAAGTTCAGCTCTGCCAGCCAATGCTCATCACTGAGGGCGGCAAAGCCACCACCTGGAGCGCTTGAACCACCGACCACGTTTATCACGATATCGACACCGCCCCAGCTCTCGAGGACAGTCTGCGCGAGGCGAGCGACACCTTGTGCCGTCGTCAGATCGGCAGCGATATAGGTGACGCCGTCCACAGATGGTACTGACACGTCGCGCGCCGATGTCGCCACCCGGGCGCCAGCCTCCACGAGGATCTGCACGACAGCAGCGCCAAGCCCCATCGTGCCGCCGGTGACCACAGCGCGCAGGCCATTGAGTTGCAAGTCGAAGCTCATGCCGTGATCTCCAGCGATGCGATCAGGCCGCGCTCAAGACGAAAGCGGTACGACAGAACGATCGGGCTACCAGGGAAGTTGCCGCTGACGTTGGCGCGGACGAGTTGCAATCCGTCCTCTTGCTCAATGGCAAAGGGCACGCTCGTCGCGCTGTACTTGGCCGACGCCTCGGCCATAAAGGCCTTGATGGCGTTGATACCCGTGTAGGTGTGACCGTCGTCCTTCATCACGGCTTGCGCCGTGAAGCAATGCACCAGGGCTTCAGGATTGTGTTCGGCGGCGAAGTACACAGCGATGGGCTCGGGCAGGGTCAAGCTAGGCATGTTGTCAGCTCCATAGGGTCGGTGACAGCCCTAGGATGCGTACCGGACAGAATTAACTGAATCACCTAGAATCGGCATTGGCTATGTAGAGAAAAATGCACAATGCGCGGATCCGAATTTGCTGAGCTAAAAGCCTTCGTGGCCATCGTCGAACGCCAAAGCTTCGCCCGCGCAGCAGAGCATCTGGGTCTCTCGCCCTCCGCGCTCAGCCAGACCATTCGGCAACTCGAAACTCGCCTTGGCACACGCCTGCTCAATCGCACCACCCGCAGCGTCGCGCCCTCGACGAGTGGCGAACAGCTCTACAACCGCATTGCTCCCTTGTTTCGAGAGATGGCTGTTGCCGTCGCTGAAGCCAGTGAGGCAACAGGGCAGATAAGCGGAACGCTTCGTATCAATACGCCAGGGATCGCCGCCAGAACCCTCATCGCCCCCCGGCTGGCACGCTTCCACCAGGCATACCCTGATGTGCTGCTCGACATCGTGGTCGACGATGCACTGGCCGATATCGTGCTTGGCCGTTTTGATGCGGGCATCCGTATGGGTGGCCGGCTGGAGAAGGACATGGTGGCCGTCCGCCTCACCCCGGATCTGAACATGGTCGCCGTGGCATCTCCGGATTACCTCGCACATCGAGGCACACCCCAGTCACCTGCCGAGTTGCAGGATCATGCCTGTATCAACTGGCGACTGCAGATGGACGGCAGGCCCTATCGCTGGGAGTTCCAGGAACGGGGACAGCCGCTGGAAGTGGCGGTCGATGGCCCCGTCGTCACCAATCACCCCGACATAGGCATCGCTGCCGCTCTACAAGGGCTCGGCATTGCCTATCATTTCGAGAGAGAAGCCGTGGGTGAGCTTCTGGCCCAGGGACGACTGATCCAGGTCCTTGCTGACTGGTCGATCTCGCGTCCAGGGCTGTTCCTCTATTACCCGAATAGACAACACCGGCCAGCCGCCCTCGGTGCATTCATCGACTGTCTATTGGATCGCAACCTGTTCGATCAGCCCTGCTCCGCGTCCCCTCGATGATAAGCGCAAGGCAAAGGGCGCGGCGGTAGCTTTTGAGCGCTGGTTTTACTGTCGACACCGTAACGCGGCCGAACTTAATTCCTGGCCATGGACTGTTGTTAGCCGATAGCGTCCGGTCGAGATAGGCAGAAATCGGCCATTAACTAGCACCCTTCGAAACAGATGTTGCGCGTATCAATACATTCCTGTCTGGCTTCTGGGCTGTTAGCTGTATTCATGCAGGCCCCATAATTAAGGTTGCAGTGTTGCTGGCAGCTATTTTCTGCTGCTTCATCGGTGAAATTAGCTTGCTTATTCATGCCTACTGCACAGCCAGCAATGAGTATTGCAAAAAAAATAGCTGATGGCTTCATGTTTTTATACATTCACCACTCCACCTTGCAGGGTCAAAGCTGTGGAATTCCTTGCTGTAGTTGCTATTCGGTTGAACAGTTGCAATCTCGACAGAATGTAATTGGCGACGCTCAAATTGCTCTTTAAAAACCCGACATTCATAGCGTACCGGTCGATTGCTCTGGTTTTTAATCAGCAGCACTCCGATATTCGCAAATGAATCTTTATTCTTAACCACTGCTGAAGTTGGGCCAGTAGGGGGCGAATATGGATTGTCGACGCCCTCGGGGGGAGGATAGGCAGTATAAAAATCTTCTTCACTCAACCCACTCCCACCATCGTACTTAGATTCGCAGCTTCCCTGCTGATTGGGGTTGTTGAATGTATAGCTATACTCACCATTAGCTCTCACAACATTTTTCGACACGCACTTAGCCCAGCATGAATTATTCGTGCGCGCGTGCTTATTTGCCTGTAGATTATAAAACCAACAAGCTTTAGCTACTGTCGTCCCCTTGCCAGTAATATCTGTTCCACCAAAAGCAACTACTGGGACTGCCAATGAAGTAGACAGCAAGAGTATTGAAAACCTCCTCATGCTTCTCTCCCTGAAGAATGGATGTGGGAAGCAGTTATATAATTTCTCTAGATACATTGCTCTTAAATTGTGTGTCGCTGCGGCACGGAAAAAACTCAAGCGCACGAATTAAGATAGCCCATTTTTTAAGCCCTGCAACTGCACTCAACAACAGCACGGTCAACTATGAAAGACAGATACAAAAGGGCTGTCTATGCTAAAGCAGTGCCGTTGTACCGATCCATGCGGGGGGATTGGTCGATAGCGGCCAGCCGGCCGTTGTCACACGCGGCCTCTGGCAGGGCACTGCCTAGTCACACAAACTGCTCACAGTCACAAC
Protein-coding regions in this window:
- a CDS encoding SDR family oxidoreductase, whose translation is MSFDLQLNGLRAVVTGGTMGLGAAVVQILVEAGARVATSARDVSVPSVDGVTYIAADLTTAQGVARLAQTVLESWGGVDIVINVVGGSSAPGGGFAALSDEHWLAELNLNLMPAVRLDRALLPSMLTQGAGVIIHVSSIQRMMPLPESTTAYAAAKAALTTYSKSLAREVTPKGVRVLSVAPGWIETEASVRFAERLAEQAGTDYEGGKRIVMEAIGGIPLGRPAKPQEVADLIVFLASPRAASISGSEHRIDGGTISTL
- a CDS encoding ABC transporter substrate-binding protein — its product is MCLDDPTHTRRDFIKLTGLLTAAGAFPLLTSLQARAVSEPDAPVRIGYLPITDATPLLVAHNNGLFEAEGIQSERPVLLRSWAQVIEAFISGQVNVIHLLSPMTVWARYGSKVPAKVVAWNHVGGSGLTVAPGIEDVKQLGGQSIAIPFWYSIHNVVVQQLLRDSGLTPVSKAANASIAANEVNLVVLPPSDMPPALASKRIAGYIVAEPFNALAENLKVGRIQRFTGDVWRNHACCVVFMHEHDLNNRPEWSQKVVNAIVKAQLWTRDNRAEAAQLLSKDGANRYTPHTPDVLGRVLAPAASERDAYLASGAIQHGDWADKRIDFQPYPFPSYTEELVKRLKNTLIEGNSRFLADLDPAATARDLVDDRFVRTAIEAVGGLKAFGAPSSFERVEEIAV
- a CDS encoding AraC family transcriptional regulator; the encoded protein is MNSSTAPFEWLLDSLELDASLFHVGRYCGSWQASTHGLARASFHLLVQGECWLHLHEREQSIALHSGDAVFLLRDLPYRLSDAASPEQAQCNPRIAMQALDASARDGVSLVCGFFHFRPGLSSLIIDALPDHLILRAGEPGSSAARRLFELIMEECSRNEGPAGALLERLSHLLFLYVLREQSQAVADLGGLLGLARHPQFAALLERLIAQPQQVWPLEQMAELTGLSRSAFCKRFQELAGTSPGHVLLSLRMRQACRLLQQGQPVAEAADACGYQSVAAFTRAFSKVVGVLPGAYRKQFG
- a CDS encoding nuclear transport factor 2 family protein; its protein translation is MPSLTLPEPIAVYFAAEHNPEALVHCFTAQAVMKDDGHTYTGINAIKAFMAEASAKYSATSVPFAIEQEDGLQLVRANVSGNFPGSPIVLSYRFRLERGLIASLEITA
- a CDS encoding ABC transporter ATP-binding protein, with the translated sequence MSVLHARDISLGYAQRSVLEGFQLELRAGELVSILGPSGVGKSSLLRVLAGLQAAQQGRVELFGEALNGPHPRVAVAFQDPSLLPWLSLEQNVGFGLDFARQPSRTGAQRQALIDQAIAAVDLSHARERYPSELSGGMAQRTALARCLAREPHVLLLDEPFGALDEVTRADMQQLLLNLIRERQTAAVLITHDIDEALLLSDRILLLGGTPAHTLDQWHIDLPQPRADLVDELGALRVDILKTLRRASRNNGHSIEPLEPCHVPGRSHSYSS
- a CDS encoding ABC transporter permease, producing the protein MSTSLKSWGLGLAGLLGLFLLWWLLLALFSSGEGLVALFTPQATLASLVELLQRPELFEHVLVSLKRIFIGLGLALLIGVPLGLLVGSWRNLEWATTPAFQFLRMISPLSWMPIAVMVMGVGDQPIYFLLAFAAVWPILLNTAAGVKALDARWLQLARSLSATRWETLRRVIVPGVLGHVLTGVRLAIGILWIVLVPCEMLGVSAGLGYYILDTRDRLAYSELMAMVLLIGVLGFCLDTAARSLYARWSHGASR
- a CDS encoding carboxymuconolactone decarboxylase family protein → MSRVTLQTLESAPQEARPFLQNALNNSGFIPNLLAVLANAPAALETYVTVSALNGKASLGLAEREVIQLIAATTHGCSFCVAGHTAVAQNKARLPAEVVEALRARGELPNARYEALAAFTRAVIATRGNVSDAEYQAFKEAGFEEGQALEVILGVSLATLCNFANSFAHTPLNPELARYRWEQAEA
- a CDS encoding LysR family transcriptional regulator, producing MRGSEFAELKAFVAIVERQSFARAAEHLGLSPSALSQTIRQLETRLGTRLLNRTTRSVAPSTSGEQLYNRIAPLFREMAVAVAEASEATGQISGTLRINTPGIAARTLIAPRLARFHQAYPDVLLDIVVDDALADIVLGRFDAGIRMGGRLEKDMVAVRLTPDLNMVAVASPDYLAHRGTPQSPAELQDHACINWRLQMDGRPYRWEFQERGQPLEVAVDGPVVTNHPDIGIAAALQGLGIAYHFEREAVGELLAQGRLIQVLADWSISRPGLFLYYPNRQHRPAALGAFIDCLLDRNLFDQPCSASPR
- a CDS encoding acyl-CoA dehydrogenase family protein; translated protein: MLDHSLRQWLDAQADALDRGQLDGETLLDQLAAADVLRHGIAPELGGAGGDVTDGVEAIAQVASHSLTAAFVLWGQRAFIEYLLQSDNVGLRERLLGDLLGGRKAGATGLSNAMKFLSGIEQLGVVAQAQGDGWRLGGQLPWVTNLRKSGFTVAAAIDLPGAQPFVAALPDDLPGLVRSDDLQLLGLQSSNTAAIRIEGATLGRDWLIAADARSYLPRVRPAFLGLQCGLSIGLARRSLAEAKARLGDGRSVLEGEWQVLEGELKGLERALRDGLKHGHFAAGPVPLFKIRIGLAQVAAEAVQLELQASGGKAYLQVHGSGFARRLRESAFVPVVTPSLVQLRSELRKHGELAA
- a CDS encoding TauD/TfdA family dioxygenase, which gives rise to MSAVAHTTTAASAQSFEVRPFDAPVGAEIIGLDLTRPLGDEDFARVHRAHLDHGLLVFRDQRITPEQQIAFSRRFGPLQIHVLKQFLLADHPEIFIISNIVENGQPIGLGDAGKFWHSDLSYKEFPSLGSMLLAQELPEEGGDTLFASQQLAYETLPAELRQAIEGKRAAHSYTARYADEVFAGIRRPTLTEAQLAEVKSVVHPVVRTHPETGRKGLFVNENFTTHILDIPEDESRQILAELYAHSARPEFIYRHQWQPHDMVFWDNRALIHLATGCPSHLRRRMHRTTIQGDVPF